GGATTCTGTGTGGACCAGAATACACACACATTCTGATATGTGTTAAACAAACTGCTCCTGCCAATTAGTAAGAACACCAGTCCTCAACTAGAAAATGAGATAGCATCCCCCAAATTCTTAAATAAggataaatctgaaaaatgcaacaacaaagacaaaaaacttgGCAAAGAATAAATGCGCTGACAGATATTATTCAACCACTCATTCAGGAGGTTGCTGCATTAACATCAACAATGAGAAATAAACTAGACACAAATGGCATCCATAGAAGagccccacaaaaaaaaaaaaaaatcaataacatttataataaaaacaaaaaaaggcaaaggTCAGTCTAACATTTACCAAAATACATCCTAGACTAGATTACATTAGATTTAAGaagtaaatcaaaattaatagtacatttcagggtttttataaacaaacatcctgatagtataaatataaataattattttctcacaTGTGTATCCCTTTACATCATTCATAAAACTAATAGCATTTTAGAAAAGGAACATCGTACTGACCGTCATACATGGTGGTGGGAATATGATGCACTGGGACTTTTTGCTGCTTTAGGGCCTCAACTTATTACTGATAAAACCATGAATTCTGGTCTCTACCAGATTATCCTGAAGAAGAATGTCCTGTGAACAGTTTGTGACACGTGAGTTAAGCAGCAGGGCAACAATTCAAAGCACAACAATTCCTAATATGAATGActcaaaaaaaagcaaagtagcAAAGTAATCATTTTGTAGTGGCCTTGTTAAAGCCACTACGCCACTAAACAAGCcatttgggatttttaaaaaccacaattCTGACAAGAAGGAGGCAAAATTCTTCTACATATATAAAGAAATTCAGCAAATCAATTATTACTTTTCACACAGAACAACATagttttagatcattttttttttcatacaaagaaattttaaaatcatttgatcctttttgtatttactctggtTATCTCTGTATGAtatcaaaacttttttatgACCTGAAAACTTTAAGTGTtgcacaaaagcaaaaactgcagaaatttaTTATGAAGGAAAAAACTAACCACAGCAATGGAAGAACAACAATCTCCATCTTGGGAAGATACAGTTCTGTAAGTTTGATCATGCCAATTTATAATGTTCTGCTTTTGACTGCAGGTCATTTGTTCTCCTATTTGTCATGTTTAAAGTTGCAGaccaaacaaaatatgaaaaaagtctTTCAGAACCCAACTTAACTCTGTAGCCTAATTCTCCTGTTTCCTTGTCTcgtttttaatgtcaaaaagaagtgtgtttcaaaacatttgccACTAGATGCCCCCTTTTTCTACTCAGCAGATCTTTTCTCATAGAATAGATTCACATTCTGTGAAAAGTGCGTTTAAGACAGTAGCTTTCTGTCATACTTTTGTTAATCCATAGATTAGATAACATTTGTAATAGTAAAACACACTTaagttaaagaaagaaatctattAAAGGTCGTAGATTCAATCAATGTCCTTCCTACGTTCTGAATCCCAGCAGCAGGGGTTGGTGCAGCGCAGCAACATGGACCACAATTAAAGACACTGTTTAAAACATTGCATTTGTGAACAATGCTATAGATAACAAGAAAGAGGGGGAGAATTCTGTATctctaatgtttgttttttttcctttttaaacaaacatttgtctATTTGCAGATTCCAGAAGACAATATTATGCACATTTATTATTTGGTGCAATTAGGGTTTCTCAAGTTACTTCtgaattgttgatttttttatttattttttttttttgtaaaatgccttGAAATGACAGTGATTGTTGTGAAATGgagctatataaataaactgaatggaGTTAAGAGGTGGGGtaggaaaaaggaaagacaaagcAAGGAATCCGACAAATATTTTACTGGACTGCTGTTGCCTAGTTACCAAAGCCATGTTAAAAATATGTTCCAGGCAAGCTACAGGGAAAATGGttagtaatataaaaaaaacagaagcatttAATTGGTAAAATTGGATATTTTCAGTGAGTTCATAACACTAAAGCAAGAACACATCAATAGTGTGACAACAGGATTCTGGTAAATAAAGCGTGAACTACTTTATTGTTAATGAAGATACAAGTCTGCACTActagaaaaatatacatattgAAGAATCTCTGCCACAAAAGCCAACTTTAGCACCACTTTCAGAGATTATACCACCACTACCACAACACTGTGTAACACTTCAGGTCAAATATTtggtaaatttattttgacattgtCTTTCTCATAAACCAGCATGGGTTTCAAGGATTTTGACATGCATTTAGTGCTTGACCCAATATTGTCTTTATCTACAGACAACACTTTGCTCAATCTATCTTTAGGTCTATATTCATGCTACCAGAACTTtctgaataaagtaaaaaaaacagtcacaacgttagtacaaaaataaatgaataatatataaaaatatataaaaaacagaaaataaaatcacatacATGACATGCTGTTGGGGGTATTCTACTGAACATTCTTTAAGTTGAGAAGGACTCACTATGGAGTGTCTGTGAGCATAAATTATCAAGTCTTGTCACAATTTAGTGTGGACTTTGATTGGGTCATTTTTGTCGCATGTAATGTAATATGTTAAGTGAATACTTTAAAACTGCTGAAGTTTCATGGACAACAGCTTATATGTCTAGTCACGATACTCAAAGCACCTCTTTCATCCCAGCCAAACTCACTGCACTTATATATCCATGCATTATTTTCACTAATGGATCCCTAATGGATAACTAGTTACACATCTGTCAATGACGGCACCAGAATATCAGACTCGGTAGGATTTGCAAGTTACTGTATCCGTTTTAAACATAGAGTCTCACGATAGGATAAAATCCATTATTTTCTCTTACACCACCGCAGCagaaaagcttattttttttctctgcttgtgAAGCCAAAATGTCTGCgacacagtaaaaataaaatattaatcagcAGAGGAAAGAACTCGTATTTAAGGCTAAGCACACCAAACACCATTTGATATTATAATGCAATTCCCCACATGTCATTATCAGCATAAAATTccacatttgtaaaaacaccCTCACCTGCGCCCGGTTGATtgatggaaacaaagtttttggCCACGTGACATGCACCGTCCAAGCACAGCCTCGATGCAATTTATGCGCGAGAGACAGAAAACTCAACTTAAGTGTTGTTCCGTAACGACTGTTTGATTACAAACTTTTCCTGTTCGTCTTCACTGGAAAAATGTCTCGAAGCCAGATTTATTACTCGGACAGGTACAGTGACGACCATTACGAATACAGGTGAGCAGCCACCTCTCAGCCTGTTTACTGTCAATAAGGAACACAACCGAGTGATATCATTGTATATTAAGAAACACGTTTAACTgttcaaaatatctttttttttttttttactcacctGTACCGCTTCTAAAACTTTGACCGGTGTGCCCCATTAATGGGGcaattgtgtgttttgtgggGTTTTAACACTTCATTTAACGTACACCTTATATAATTTTCATACAactaaaattatatttcaggATATATTTCTTTACAGCACAGTCCTAAAGATACCTACGgtatatatttatgtttctggaAAGCAAAAGTGATCATTTCATGTTGTAGTCTGGAAAATTCCTGAGATGTCTggagtttaaatattttccagggGTTGTGTTGACTGGAAAGAATGTGTAATGGAGGAGaatgtgcatatatatatatatatatatatatatatatatatatatatatgtgtgtgtgtgtgtgtgtgtgtatgtattctTTTCTAATTCAACCCCAAGTCAAAAAATtgtcttaaaagaaaatataatagATCCACATTTTTAAGTTCTCAGACTGGACAGAtttgtataaaataatttttttattacttttcatGACATTAAGGAAAttggttgttttattaaaagtaatagtctttgttttctcttgctTAGGCATGTCGTTCTACCTCGGGAAATGGCTAAGCATGTCCCAAAATCCCACTTGATGTCTGAAGATGAGTGGAGACAGCTGGGAGTGCAGCAGTCCAAAGGTTGGATCCACTACATGATACACGAACCAGGTAtgtgaacaaaacaatttaaggTTAGCGTACCTTGGTATTGGAAAAAAGCTTTCTTCGTAAAACAACTGTAGAAATTAATTCTACTGTTACCTAGTTATGTGAAGTTTTCATCAAATTCTCTTTCAGAGCCTCATATCCTACTGTTTAGAAGACCTCTACCAAAACACTGACCCAATCCTACCACTTCTCATTGGGAAGTCATACTGTGAATGATGGTTACCCTTCCGCTGCTTAAAcagttaaaacagcaaaaattacaatattctTACAATATTCTTTgtaattaggcccgagcagcaaagcgctgcgaaggcctattgtttttgtactgtttattattattaggcccgagcagcaaagcgctgcgaaggcctattgttttcatagtgtttattattattattattattattcttcctccaaatgaattgcctttttggaggctttatcatattcaaaaactcaccaaatttggcggacgcatagagactgtttaaaatttacgtattttaaggtcgacgcaaaaatctaaaaaaaaatggctcaacagcgccaactagcaattttcaaaggaccctttgctattcacttacttcgtcgtagagacttgaaatttggtacagttgtagagctcccagagatgctcagaatttacaattattgttatagtccaactatcacaggaagtcggccattttggatggaaggtcacattttgaccccattttggctgtttacagcattggtatttgatcgaactcctcctagggattttgagtgattggcttcaaacttggtgagtctgatcagaaggcatgggcgattcaaagttatcaaaatggtgagtttttgagcatgttgaaggggggttagcaggggtcaaagttcaccgactcgccacgaaactctaaacagttataactcctacactaaaactgtcagaggaaccaaactttcagtgattgagcatcatgggttgacctaaaataccctgtggtcaaatgatgacatcactaaggccacgccccctgagaacaggaagtgtcatgttttactgggaacggtccctatattagacctttgacctaatcaacatgaaactgtgttaacagacaggaaacatgtggctgtataaGGGATTCCaaccccgaccggctttgatggagcaggtgggcgtggcggcgtggcgaagtgacctctaacacCGCtctcatacgtttggctctgaattccacagttttgggccaaacttctccaaactcactaggatggatctttatccaccccaagacaggaatccatgataaaatttggtgggcgtggccgaatgtctttatggcgccccctagaaaattttaaattatcagccccaagccatgctttaacctagaattaccaaacttcttacacatctgtatattgtcctgatgtacaaaaaagtctcttggagccatggtctcaacccaacaggaagtcggccattttggaatgaagttccaaaattgaccccatttttgatgtttacagccttcgtatttgatcgaactcctcctacagtttttcagatacagacttcaaaatcactcagcacacacttgaggcatcaaaggtgaaaagttatcaaaggaattctcgtacttcaaagtatgtgggcgtggctatgtgtcaaactttgactattcgccgtgaaactcaaaacagttataactcctacactaaaactgtcagaggaagcaaactttcagtgattgatcatcatgagttcacctaaaataccctgtggtcaaatgatgacattactaaggccacgccccctgagaacaggaagtgtcatgttttactgggaacggtcgctatcttacacctttgaactaatcaacttgaaactttttccatagacagaaaacatgttgctgtattgaagattccagccccgaccggcttggaTGGAACACGTGGGCGTGGCGTGCgtcaagtgacctctaacgccgctgtcattcgcttggctctgatttccacagtttggGCAAATAattgttccaaactcactaggatggatctttatccaccccctgaaagaaatccataataaaatttggtgggcgtggcctactgtatttatggcgccccatagaaagttttaaatgatcagccccaagccatgctttaacctagaattacgaaaCTTTGTACATATGTGTaacttttcaggacgaacaaaaaagtctcttggagccatgttctaaattcaacaggttttctgtaattttggatttaagttcactgttcagaaataaatatgtgtaattccctttaaggcctcttggtgtcactgttactccacacatgaatgttGTAACCTTTAAagggctcaaatgttttaaaatgtaatttgactccactgcgccccctaggttaatccatcagctatatctctgccgtaaatggaccgatctgcaccagattttttgtgagtcgtcggggagcgctgccgaacgcatccACGTGTGTCGTCTgccgggcgatcgggcgggaagGTGACGGCTCCCGCTGTGGCGGCGGttgccggctctggaaacggtgagAGCTTCCGCGgtggctggaactccgcggtggccagtgagccggagcagcgcttgctgcgagggccgcacgaggctgcttgcagctttaattctttattattcttccacccaaatgaattgcctttttggaggctttatcatattcaaaaactcaccaaatttggcggacgcatagagactgtttaaaatttacgtattttaaggtcgttgcaaaaatcgcaacaaaaatggctcaacagcgccacctagaaattttcaaaagacccttt
The sequence above is a segment of the Gambusia affinis linkage group LG17, SWU_Gaff_1.0, whole genome shotgun sequence genome. Coding sequences within it:
- the zgc:86839 gene encoding cyclin-dependent kinases regulatory subunit 2-like isoform X1, which codes for MSRSQIYYSDRYSDDHYEYRHVVLPREMAKHVPKSHLMSEDEWRQLGVQQSKGWIHYMIHEPVSEEWSSWTERPVHNQNELVLTQSCGHHSFPADKRAEIIKKQSEKIND
- the zgc:86839 gene encoding cyclin-dependent kinases regulatory subunit 2-like isoform X2, which translates into the protein MEEQQSPSWEDTVLHVVLPREMAKHVPKSHLMSEDEWRQLGVQQSKGWIHYMIHEPVSEEWSSWTERPVHNQNELVLTQSCGHHSFPADKRAEIIKKQSEKIND
- the zgc:86839 gene encoding cyclin-dependent kinases regulatory subunit 2-like isoform X3 yields the protein MSRSQIYYSDRYSDDHYEYRHVVLPREMAKHVPKSHLMSEDEWRQLGVQQSKGWIHYMIHEPEPHILLFRRPLPKH